The genomic segment ACATACCCATGTTCGGAACAAATCGGACGAGGGTACCAGCCGTCTCCGCAAGCGCTGTGAACTCGAGGGTCGTGACGACCAACGATCCCGGCGGCGGCGGTGCAAATGCCGGCGATGCAAGTTGCCCGAGCGCGGTATAGATCGCGTTGCCATCTGTCAGGCTTGCGTTGATGCCATCCGGGTCGGGCAGGAACCCCTCGGCTAACCATGCGTAACCGGCTGCGGCGTTGTTCACGCCGTTGAGCTGCAACAGAGTTGGGTCCCAGTCCAGAATCGCGTCCAGAGCTGAAACCGACTCCGCTGCGATGCCGTCCGCCTGGAGCAGGATGTCGATGGAAACCGTCGCGCCGACGTTAACAACCTGCGCCGAAGGCAGGAAGTTCATGTTGACCATTCCGGCCCTTGCAGGCACCGCCGCAAAGACCGCTGCCGCTGCTATTGCAATCTGTCTCATTTTCATAGTCGAATGCCTCAATCCAAGCCAACCCGGTTTAAGGGTCACGCCAACCCTCACGTGAGCCGGAAAGACCATCGCCATTGTACATGATCCCGCATGCGTGCGCGCATTGGAGATCGCCGGTTTTCTTTATTAATACACCGTTGTCGCAATGATTCTGCGTCAGCGCGCGGACTCTCCGGAGGTACCCAAGTCGTGCTCCGGGCACGCGATGCACACTTCCATCACCGCTTCTACAGTTCTTGTCTTCCGGGTGACATCACCTCCGCATGGGCAACTCCCTCGGAACAACCGGCGTGGCGCCGATGGCTCCATCCGACCCGACGCTCGCCGAGTCCAGTGACCGGGAGAGTCGTCCGTCCAATCCGTTTGTGCGCTCAAAAATGCGAATGTCCTCAACGTCTACATAGCCGTCCTGGTTCAGGTCGGCTCGCTGCGAATCCGACTGGCTTAGCCGTGACGTTGCGATGCGCCATTCAAAGCCATGGTGGCTGCCCTGTGCGGCAAGTGCCTTGTCCGGCGAATGACTGGAGTCCTCCGGTCCGATGATCGGCCATCCGCTCCCGCTGCAGCAATTGGCGAAGAGCTGCCAGTTGTCCGACAGGAACACGTAGTCTTCCGAGAGAACCACGCCGTTGACGCTGAAATCGGCATGCCGCACACCATCCCACGGGCAGGTGTTGGGACCGGCGATGCTGCCAAACTGCACCAGCAGCAGGGTCACGTCATTGATGTCCACGTCGTTGTCGTTGTCCGTGTCGCCGCCAAGGAGCGAGAGGGTCGTTGCTGCCGCATAGGTCGGGCCAAGATCACTCAACAGTGAATCATGGCTCAAAGTATGTTGCTCATCCTTTGCGCAGATGCTGGTCCATTCGCCGCAGGGTATTTGCAGATCGGAATCGGAAACGGTTCCCTGTGCCCACGGCCCGCTCGGGCCTGTCCCACCGGAGAAGGTCACATTGACATGGGTGCTGGGGCCACAGTTGGAGCCGTTGCGAGGAATAAACCGAATGCAACGTTGAACGGGTGACGGCAAGACAACGCCCACCAACTCGATTGTGGCAGTCACCAGGTTCTTAGGCTGCACTACAACCAATTGATCGCATTCCGCGCTGTTGCCACAGGAATCGGTGGCCGTCCAGGTGATCGTGGTCGTGCCGATGGGATAGGGATCATTCAGCGGCAGCGCGTCATTGCGAGCGCCCACGACAGCGGGGCTGCCGTCACAGTTGTCCTCGACGACGGGAGCACCCAAGGCAACACCGGAAGCCTGACACTCGCCCGCATCTGCGAACACATTCACATCGGCCGGGCACTTGATCGTCGGTGGCGACGCATCTTGAACCGTGTCCGATTGGGTGCATGTTTGTGCTGCATTGCCGCAACAGTCCGCGGCGTTCACCACAACTTCAACCGTCGCCGGGCACGAGGTGAGTTCCGACACGAGTATTTCACCGCTCACGAGCACCTGGTTGGCGCCGTTCTGAACGATCTGGGTATTTGGCGTACCAAACACAGCCGCTCCCATCGTGTTGACCACGCACGTGATGTCACTTGCATTCACGCAGCAGTTGTCCTCAACAACCGCTGAATACGTGACCAGCCGCTCACAGGAGCCATCCAGGTTTCCGCCCACGACATCGCAAACAATGCTCGGCGGCGTGTCGTCGGTGACGTATGCCGTATAGTTCGTCGGGCCGGCGGAATTCCCGCAGTCGTCCATGGCCGTCAGCGTCGCGGTGACGGTTGCCGGGCATCCGGACAGATCGGACACTGGAACAGAGATTGATACTTCAACCGTCTTGGCGTCGATGGGCGTCTTGACCACAACCGGCGCGCCGTAGATTGCGTTTGATCCGGTTGCGACTCCCACGCTGACTTGCGCGGGCGTAATGCCGCAATTGTCCATCACGGTCGCTGACAGCGTCGCGGTGGCGGAACAGTTTTCATCCACGACCGTGGACGTGTCCGAGCCGACGATTGCCGGCGACGTGTTGTCATCCACGACGATGGCGTCCTTGAAGGTGCTGAAATTGCCGCATTCGTCGTAAATGCGATAGACGCGCAGAATCAGCAGTGGGCATGTACCCTGCTGAAACGTCTGATGGAGCAAGATCGTAAGATGACAGGTGTCGCTTACCTGGCCGCCATCTGCTTCAAACTCATCAATCGTTGTATAGGGGTCTGGAATCTCCTCCGGGCAATCGAGGAACTTGGTCGGTGGGACCGACGTGATGCTCGGCGGCGTGCTGTCCTGAAGCACGGTGATAGACTGAACACAAGGAGTCGTGTGACCGGCGATGTCCGTCGCCAGGTAAGTTCGCGTAATGGTGACGTCGCCCGTCATGCAATTGCCGGCGAAGTCATCACTTGCATGCGTCACCTCCCCCATGCCGCACGCGTCAGTGACCGATGCACCGGGAAGCGCGATAAACTCGTCCAGGTTCGTCGCCGGAAGAGGGACCTGTGACAGGCAATCGACGGTTACATCGCTTGGGCACGTGATAGCCGGCGGGGTCTGGTCGATGGAGAAACTCTGGGAGTTCAGCAGTGCAGTGGCAATCGGAACTCCATTCAAGCTCAACTCGGACAAGAACGACGGCACCGTTCGGAAGGCGAAGTTCGTCGATGAGCCGTCGTTACCGGAGTTGACTGTGAAGCAAAGCGTGGCCAGAAGCGAATCCAGATTGGTGCCGCCACTGCCCGGCCCGACGAACGGCGCTGCGCCATCCAGGTTAATCTGGCCTGGGGCAATCTCGGCACTTGCCATGCTTTGGATATGCACCGGAAAAGGTGACGTGGTGTAACTGCTCGCGCCCGGGTTGAAGGCCAACAACGTGTTATTGAACTGAAGAAACGCCTGAAAGCCCGTTGCATTCTGCGTCAGATTAGACATTCTTAGCTGAAAACAGATCGAGTCACCCTCTTTGTAGCAGGACTGGGGGTTGACGATTTCCAGGCTCAATGCGTTATCGCTGCTGAGCCGCGTGTTGTCGATCGCGACGGTTTCCACCTCGAGAAAGGTAAACCACATATAGCGATTGCCACCGACAACCGTTGAAATGAGATCACTCGCATCGGAGCGGGTCTCGGTCCAAAGCAGCGTCCCGCCGCTGTCTCGCAGGTTCAGGTCCACAGCCAGAACGCCGACGCCGTTGTTGCGAAACACCCATTCAAAGGTATACCAGCCGGATGCAGTAATGGCATAGTGGTTGATGCTGCCAAGATCGTTGCGCCTCGTAAAGTTCGTGTTGTTGCTTGCGCCGACCAGAATCTGACCCGGCGATCCGGCCGTATGGAAGATGAAGTCTCTCCGATGTCCGCCCGACTGATTGTTCGCGGCGCAGGACAGATCCCATCCGTACGTGTTGTTCAGCACGGCCGGATCATCCAGATTCATGTAGACATCAAGCGAGGCCTTGAATCCGGTGGCCGGGAAAGTCGAGCTATACCCTCCAAGTCGAGTAAAGGCGCCGGTGTAATCGTTTGGAGGTGCTGGCAGCAGCGTGGAATCAATGCTCGCATGATAAGCGCCCGTTTTTGAGGTGATGCCGCCAGTTCCAGATGCCACCCGCGTGAGCGAGCTGTTGAAGTTGTTCCAGTTCGGCACCGTGTTAACCGTGAAACCGGCGTTCTCGAACCCCTCAAAATGCGGAGGACCGGCTTTCGCCGGTTGATTCCCCGCCACACTCAAAACGAACACGAAAAATGGAACGAGTTTGCGACCCACGTGAGAGCCTCCTTCCAATTCACTTCCGGGCATATCATGACACCGGCCGTCTTCACTCGACTGTATTGAGGAAGGATCGACCCAAGGCGCTTTCGGTCAAGCGGAACTGGATCACGCTTGCCGAAAGCAGCCTTGAATCAACGCCCCTTCTTTTCAACGCTATTTCCCGTCAACCCGTTCCGACGTCATCGCCGCGTTCGCAGGTTGTCCGGCGCTCCGCATCCTGGTCGACAAATCGTTGGGCAGCCCCATTCGAGATTCGAAGACCTCAACGTCGTGATAATCGATCACGCGGTCGCCGTTCAGGTCAGCCAGCGCCGCAACGTCCGGAGCCAGCTGTGAAACATCAATGGTTGAGACAATCCGACTCGACGGCATGGCGATCAGGTCTGGCACCAGATCCCCATCAGACGGGGCAACCAGTCGCCAGCCGAATGGGCCACAGCAACTCTGGTACTGCAGCCAATTCGCGCTCAGCGCGGTGTAATCCGGCGATCCAATCGCACCGTTCAGGTCGAAGTCCGCACCCCGGGTGCCATCCCACGGGCACCCGCCTGACGCCTCGAGCGAACCGAATTGAACAAGCAGCAATGTGACGTCATTGATATCGACGTCATTGTCGTTGTCGGTATCGCCGGCCAGCAAGAGCAGAGGCGAGCATGTGTAGTATGGAGGCCCCCCGGCGATCGTGAGCGGCCTCTTGTCGCTCAACGTATGCTGCTCGTCCTTGGCGCAGATTTCCAGCCAGCCGGTGCTGCTGCAACTGGCCGTGAACGTCGCCAGGCCATACGCAGGCGCTGCACCGTCGAAGGACACCTGCACGTCGATGCTCACGGCGTTGCAACTCGAGGCATCCTTCAGTACGAACTGGATGCAGCGCTGCACCGGTGATCCGAGCGATACACCGTCCAGCAAGACTGGAATCTCGAATGAATTGACCGCGTTTACAGTGACCGTCTGCTCACACGTCCCCGACAGCCCGCATTCGTCAGTCGCGGTCCACGTGATCGTGGTGACGCCCTGCGGATACGGATCTGTCAATGCGGCAAGATCGTCGCGAGCGCCATTGATCGTGATCGGACCGGAACAAAGGTCGGAGCCCGTCGCCTCAACGATGGCAACGCTGGCAAAACAGCCGCCCGGATCGGCATTCACAACGATGTCATCCGGGCACACCACTGTTGGCGGTGTCGTGTCCGCGATGGTGAAGGTGCGCGATGCGGAACTGCCAATGTTCCCGCAGTCATCCGTCGCAGTCCAATGCGCCGTCACAACGCGAGTGCCGCCGCAGCCGGGGACGTTGGAATCCTCGACGTACGCCGTGGGCAGCGCGCCGGAACACACATCGCTCGCCGTCGCTCCGGTCTGCCATGCTTCAAAAGCCGCTAGATTCCCAGCGCCGTCGCATTCAACCGTCTGGTCAGCCGGCGGAGTGACGACCGGCGGCGTCGTATCCTGAACCGTGATCGTCTGCGTGCAGGTCGAAAAATTCCCACAAGCATCCGTCGCGGTCCAAACTCGTGTGATAACCTCTGGACACGAGCCGCTTGAACTGTCGGTGTATCCAACGCCAGGTGCATCGTCGCAATTGTCCAGCGCATTGGCCGTGCCCGTATTTGACGGAAGCGTCGATTCTCCGCACTCGATGGTCGTGTCAGCGGGGCAGGTAATGACTGGAGCGGTCGAATCCACGACGGTGATCATCTGCGTGCAGGTTGAGAAGTTGCCGCAGGCATCCGTCGCTTTCCAGGTTCGCTCGATCGTGCCGGTGATTGGCGGACAATCGCCGCCCGCCGTGTACTCATCTTCATACGAAATGACGGGGAACAACGTGCAATTGTCCGTCGCAAGCGCGAAGCCCAATCCGACACTGGGCGAATTCGCCGAGATCGTGATGGTGCCTTCGTAGAAGTCCTTGCGATCGCTGCCGTCGTCTCCGGTGCTGTCATACGTCAGCGTGCCCCAGAAATAGAACTCGCCATTGAGGCCGTACACGGGCATCGGCGTATCCGGCTGGCCAATCGTGTACCAATGAAGAATGTTGTCGGACTTGAGCTTGCCCGCTACCTGGGCCGTGTAGATCGGTCCGGACTGGGACACATCAAGCTGTGTGATGACGATATCCGTGAACGGATTGCCCGGAGAAGGACTGCGAATGAGGCTGTTGATATCGACATTCGCCGCATTGCTCGGACCGCTGGGAGACCCATCCTTATAGTCCGCGATCTTCCAGAGAACGGCGCCTGCAGCCAGCCGACCGGAGACACCATTATTGGTGTTCTCATACGCTGTAAGTCCTGCCGGCAGTACGCTTCCGTTGTTCGTCGGAGTGATCAATTCAAGGTCAAACCCGAATTGGCTCGGAGGACCAACCTGCCCAAAAAGAGCCGACCACGTCAAGGGGCCATAGCCCGTCAACGGCAGGCTGCTGAAGCTGAACTGCGAACCGTTGGCATTGCCGTAAGAGAACTGGCTCTTGAAGTACGCCTGGTTGTTCGGCGCTTCCGGCCCGGTCGAGTTGTAATAGATCATCACTCCACCCGTGGCAGTACCAAAAGGTATGCCGGGCACGGTGGATTCGCTGCACTCGATGGTGGTGTCTTCAGGACAGAACGTGAAGGTCGGCGCAACCGTATCCACGACGGTGATGACCTGCACGCACGGAGCGCTGACGTTGCCGCACACATCCGTGGCTATCCAAGTCCGCGTGATCGTTCCGGTTCCGTTGCAGCCGCCGAGGCTGTTGACATCGGTGAAACTGACGACGGGCGAAGGATCGCAGACGTCACTGGCCGTCGCCGGTCCTCCCGTATTGGCAGGAATCGGCGCTACATGACATTCGATCGTGACATCATCCGGACAGAACGAGATGGTTGGCACCGTCGTATCCTGCACTGTGATCAACTGAACGCATGTGCTTTCGTTGCCACACGCATCGGTTGCCTTCCAAGTGCGCGAGATCAGGCGCGGGCATGTGCCAGCGCTGGCATCGCTGTAGGAAATGACCGGCGATGGATCGCAGGCATCAATCGCCGTCGCGCTGCCGGTATCGGCCGGATCGGTTGAATCGCCGCATTCGACCGTCGTATCCGGCGGACAGGTGATGTCCGGCGCCACCGTGTCGATCACGTTGATCGTCTGAACGCACGTGCTGAAGTTTCCGCACGCGTCCGTTGCAGTCCAAGTTCGCAGAATCGTGCCGGTGCCATTGCAACCGGACAAGTCCGGCGAATCGGAATAGGTGATGGAAGGATCCGGATCGCAATTGTCGGTTGCCGTGGTTGGTTGCGTCGGCGTGATGGAGCTGAAGTTGTCCCAGTAGATGTCGTACGTCACGCCCGCCGCATTGTTATGCCCCTGAAGAATGACGTTGCCGATGTTGACACTGCCTGTCGCAGATGTGACCAGCACCAGATCACCAACCGTGTATCGCCAGTTCGTGCCCACCAGTTCGATCTTGAGCCGGTGCCAGGAGTCGTAGCTGAAGCCGGTGGGCAGGCCCATGTCGATCCAATCGCCAACCGCGTTGTTCCATCCGCGAAATCGCGGTGTGCCTCCAAGGCTTGTGAACTCAATGATTGGAAACGATGAAACCGCGGGCACTGAATCAAACCCGGTGCCCCAGAACCCTGCCATGCGGCGTCCGGTCGTTGCCCAAGCTGCCGGCACATAGAGGTCGATTGACATCATGGTCGTCCCCGCGATGTCATACTTTCGCCCCTGCGTGTCGTAAAAGGCGCTGCCAAAGCCACCCGGACGGCACGGCGAACAATCGCTTGCCGAAATGGAGTGCTTCAGTCGATTGTCTCCATCGAAGAATTCACTGATGAAGCCGGCAGGGGGATAACGGTCTGTGTACCAAACCTCCGGTGCCTGTGTGGGGCCAAGTACCGGATTGCTGTTGAACGCATTCAGAGCCTTCGTGATGATTGCGCCGGGATCAATCGAATCATTGCATTGCACGGTCGTGTCGGCCGGGCATGCGATGACCGGCGCAACCGTGTCGTACTTAATGCAGGCGGAATTCGGAAGCTGCGTCGGAATCGGCGTCCCGTTGAAACTTAGTTCACTATTGAAGGGACCATTCGAGGTGAAATTGAGGAACGTCGTTTCACATTGCGTCCACCCGCCCGAGTCGACGTCAAATACTAGAGTCGCCAGCTTGGCATCCGCATTCGTGCCGGGGTTCAGCGGCAACGTGGATCCGTCAATTCGCAGCAGGCCCGTCCCGATCTGGGCGGTCGCGAGCCCCTGGATGTGCTGGGGAAATGGCGCGGCCGTATATGAACTGGCGCCACCATTGTAATTAAACTTACTGTCGTCAAACGCGATGAATGCCTGAAAGCCGGTCGCGTTCTGGCGAAGATTGCGCATCCAGACTTCAACAATCGTTTGACTCTGGCCATTTTCGATGCACGTGTCGCTGATCTCCAGCCGCAACGCAGACTGAAAGTCAACGACCGCCATCGCATTCACAACTGCATTGACGCCATCGTCAACCGACATGCGAGCTTCGAAACGCGACAAATAACGAGACAGATCGAGAATGAGGTCGTTGAGCTCGCACTGCTCGGTGCCGGCCTGACAACTGTTGCAGCACTCCGGCACAAACGCCAGCCCGATACTTCCGACGATTTCGTCGACCGCGGCATTGCCGCTCGTAATCCTGGTGCTGCCAATGAAGCCTGTGCGACTTTGACCGTTGAAGACCGTGGCGCCACTGAAGTCAACCCCGTCACACCCCAACGTAAAAGTGCAGTAATTCACGCCGTCGTAGGTGTACTCAATCTCGATATTCTTGAGGTATTCCAGTTTGACCTGTCCGCCGTTGGCGTCGAAAAAGTGGTAGACGCAGTGCATTCGCTCGCCATATTGGCCGGGGGCGAGCGGATCGGTCGTCGAACCGTTCCAACTGTTGTAGCACGTGACACTGGCCTGGCGGGCGCTCGTCTGTCCCGAGGTGACGTTCATGTACCGCCGCGTCGTCGCGCCACAGGAAGCAAGATTGTTGCGAACTGCATGTTCAGCATTGTCCACCCAGTTCCCAGTCGAACAGGGACTCAACCCGTTGAAGTTAAACGTGCCTGCGCCAAACACGTTGGGCGCGGAAGACCAGTGCAATTCAAGTCGATAATCGGGCGCGCCGCGCAGTCCCGCATTAACACCCGCCTTGCGATCACTTCGCCCCGCTGCTGATTCGCTTGCCGTGGTCTGCTTCCCCAGTTCGTCCTGCTCAAGGCCGCTGACGAGCAGCTTCGGAGGCGTGCGGCCGGCGACGCTCCCGGACGACGCAACCGGTCGAACTTCGCCAACCTTTGGTGACGCCTGGACCAAATCGGCTGCCAGGAGCCCAATGCCGATTAATGCGAGTGAAATGCGACGAGTCATGGGGTTTCCTCCCGAAAGTCGGTACATTGCCGCCTCGAGCGGCGCGGTCAATTCAACACGCGATTCATTCAATCCTTCATGGGCCGGACGACCGGAATCGACATGTGGAGGTCCACACATGAAGATTCGGTCGAGCCGGTTCTCCTCACTAGTCCCTCGGTACAGCGCGCTGTGATGGATTCACACGCATCCGCTGCGACAGCGTGTGCGGCAATCCCCTCGCCGTCTCAAACAGTTCAACGTCCTTCACGTCCACCACGCCGTCGCGGTTGATATCCGCGGCCGCCGCGACATCGGGTTGCAGAAGCGCTGTGGAAATGCGCGTTAGCGCCGCCGGGCCCGCCGTTTGCGGAGCGACCTTTGAATCCGTCGCGCCAGCTGTCAGCGTGGTGCACGAGCATGAGGTCGCCATCAGCCAATTGGCCGACAGGAACGTGAAGTCCTCGGTTCCAACGTTGCCGTTCAGGCTGAAGTCAGCGCCGCGTGTTCCGTTCCACGGACACCCTCCGACACCCTCCGGTCCGCCGTACGTGAAGATGAAGTACGTCACGTCATTGATGTCAACGTCTCCGTCGTTGTCGGTATCGCCGCTCTTGAGCACAATGACGCTCGTTGCTTCGTACTCCGTACCAGAAACGATCAAGGAAGTTGTATTCCAAAGGCTGTGCTGTTCATCCTTGGCGCAAAGGGAAGTCCAGTTGCCACACGGAATATCGAAAGTGACATCAAGCGCCCGTAACGAACCGCCGCCGCCACCGTTGTCGCCGAACGTGATCGGCTGTGCGATCGTCGCACCACAACTGTCGGCTCGGAAGCGGATGCAGCGCGTTTGAGGCGCAGCCACCGTGACGCCTTCCAGCACAATCGTCGCTTTCACCGTATTGAACGCGTTGACCGTTACCGTCTGGTCGCACGTGACCATGTTTCCGCAGGCATCGGTCGCTTTCCAGGTGATCGTGGTCACGCCCTGCGGATAGGGCGCGCCGAGCGGCTGATTATCGCTGCGTGTCGCCGTCACGGCGGGGTCAGGATCGCAATTGTCCGTGGCCGTTGCCGTGCCTGGGTCAACGACTGCCGTGCAACTTCCCGCATCCGCATTCATCGTGATCGAAGCGGGACAGCTGATGACCGGCGCTGTCGTGTCCTGCACGGTAATCGTCTGAACACAACTATTACTGTTGCCGCAGTCATCCTCGGCTGTCCACGTTCGCTTGATCGTCGCGCTGCACAGCGTGGCGGGTTCAAAGTCGTACGTGGACCCGTTGACGACGACCTTATCGACGTTGCCGTCGTAATTGGTCCAAATGCCGCCGGAATTCTGACCGCTCACAAAGTTCATGCCCGGGGCTCCCCCCCAGTTCACGATCTTCGCGTTCGGGAAGAGGCCGATGTAGTGTGACAACGGCTTGAACTCGTTCTGTGCATTGGTAAGTGCCCCGAAGTTGGACGTGTACCACCAGCTGTTTTCTGCCGTCAGAGCGTCCCACTCCTGCCAGACGCCCTGAACCACAGGCCCCTGCAGCGTGGCATAGACGGGCTCAAAGACCATCGTCGTATCGCGCGTTCCATTGCCGTCCAGGTCAACGTAAAGGTTGATCGCAGTCGTCAAGTGCGGCGCGGCAAGCGAACTCGGACTGACGTACGTGCTGTATCTGAATGCCGTCAGCGCGCTCAACAACAGGCCCGAGTGCTGCGATGTTGCCAGCCATGTCTTCCCGCCCAGTCCGGCTCCGTTGCCGGAACCCGTGGGCATATGGAAGCTGCCGATGCCAATCGGGGGTGCTGCGGGGCCGGCCACCAGCGCGCCCGACGCGGTGTTCTGACTGAAGAAGACCCATCCTGCCGGCGACGTAATCACGCCGGCGGTTGTGACATCCGAACTCGAGACGCTCACGCCATCGTCGCAATTGTCGCTCACGGTCGGAGTACCCGTCACGCCCGGAGAAACAGACGTGTTGCATTCAACGGTCGCCGCGGGTGGACAAGTGATCAACGGCGGCGTGACGTCATTCACATCAGCCGATTCCGAGCAGGTCAGAGCGGCGTTGCCACAACAGTCATTCGCTTCCACGGTGAGCTCCACCGTGGCCGGGCAACTCGACAACGCCGATACGAGAACGGTGCCGCTGACAGCAATGTGTGTCGGATCAATCTGGGTCACCGTGATATCCGGATCGCCTAATGTGGCATTGCCGGTCGAGAGCACCACCGCCACGCTGACCGCATCCGCGAAGATGCAGCAATTGTCCGCCACAGCCGCCGAGAAACTGACGAGATACTCACAGCCCGAATCGGCACTGCCGCCGGTTATCGAGCAGGAAATGGTTGGTGCCGTCGTGTCGACCACATGAATCAACTGCTCGCATGACGACGAGTTGTTGCAGGAATCGATGGCGGTCCAAGTCCTCACGATCTCGTAGGCGGGTGTGCAGGCGCTGGGGTTGATCTGATCGCTGTAGATGATGCCCACGATGCCGGCGCAATTGTCCGTCGCAGAGGCCTGACCGGTCGCTGCGGGCAGAGTGGATGCACCGCACTCGACGGTCGTATCGGCGGGGCAGGTGATTACCGGTGCAATGGTGTCAGTCACATCGACCGTCGTAATGCACAAGTCCGCCGCATGGCCGCAGCAGTCTTCGCCGGTGACTTCGATTTGAATCGTCGCTGGACAACTGGTCAGCGCGGAGACCGGGATACTGCCGGTGATCTGCACGGTATTGCCGTCCACCTG from the Planctomycetia bacterium genome contains:
- a CDS encoding HYR domain-containing protein encodes the protein MGRKLVPFFVFVLSVAGNQPAKAGPPHFEGFENAGFTVNTVPNWNNFNSSLTRVASGTGGITSKTGAYHASIDSTLLPAPPNDYTGAFTRLGGYSSTFPATGFKASLDVYMNLDDPAVLNNTYGWDLSCAANNQSGGHRRDFIFHTAGSPGQILVGASNNTNFTRRNDLGSINHYAITASGWYTFEWVFRNNGVGVLAVDLNLRDSGGTLLWTETRSDASDLISTVVGGNRYMWFTFLEVETVAIDNTRLSSDNALSLEIVNPQSCYKEGDSICFQLRMSNLTQNATGFQAFLQFNNTLLAFNPGASSYTTSPFPVHIQSMASAEIAPGQINLDGAAPFVGPGSGGTNLDSLLATLCFTVNSGNDGSSTNFAFRTVPSFLSELSLNGVPIATALLNSQSFSIDQTPPAITCPSDVTVDCLSQVPLPATNLDEFIALPGASVTDACGMGEVTHASDDFAGNCMTGDVTITRTYLATDIAGHTTPCVQSITVLQDSTPPSITSVPPTKFLDCPEEIPDPYTTIDEFEADGGQVSDTCHLTILLHQTFQQGTCPLLILRVYRIYDECGNFSTFKDAIVVDDNTSPAIVGSDTSTVVDENCSATATLSATVMDNCGITPAQVSVGVATGSNAIYGAPVVVKTPIDAKTVEVSISVPVSDLSGCPATVTATLTAMDDCGNSAGPTNYTAYVTDDTPPSIVCDVVGGNLDGSCERLVTYSAVVEDNCCVNASDITCVVNTMGAAVFGTPNTQIVQNGANQVLVSGEILVSELTSCPATVEVVVNAADCCGNAAQTCTQSDTVQDASPPTIKCPADVNVFADAGECQASGVALGAPVVEDNCDGSPAVVGARNDALPLNDPYPIGTTTITWTATDSCGNSAECDQLVVVQPKNLVTATIELVGVVLPSPVQRCIRFIPRNGSNCGPSTHVNVTFSGGTGPSGPWAQGTVSDSDLQIPCGEWTSICAKDEQHTLSHDSLLSDLGPTYAAATTLSLLGGDTDNDNDVDINDVTLLLVQFGSIAGPNTCPWDGVRHADFSVNGVVLSEDYVFLSDNWQLFANCCSGSGWPIIGPEDSSHSPDKALAAQGSHHGFEWRIATSRLSQSDSQRADLNQDGYVDVEDIRIFERTNGLDGRLSRSLDSASVGSDGAIGATPVVPRELPMRR
- a CDS encoding HYR domain-containing protein translates to MTRRISLALIGIGLLAADLVQASPKVGEVRPVASSGSVAGRTPPKLLVSGLEQDELGKQTTASESAAGRSDRKAGVNAGLRGAPDYRLELHWSSAPNVFGAGTFNFNGLSPCSTGNWVDNAEHAVRNNLASCGATTRRYMNVTSGQTSARQASVTCYNSWNGSTTDPLAPGQYGERMHCVYHFFDANGGQVKLEYLKNIEIEYTYDGVNYCTFTLGCDGVDFSGATVFNGQSRTGFIGSTRITSGNAAVDEIVGSIGLAFVPECCNSCQAGTEQCELNDLILDLSRYLSRFEARMSVDDGVNAVVNAMAVVDFQSALRLEISDTCIENGQSQTIVEVWMRNLRQNATGFQAFIAFDDSKFNYNGGASSYTAAPFPQHIQGLATAQIGTGLLRIDGSTLPLNPGTNADAKLATLVFDVDSGGWTQCETTFLNFTSNGPFNSELSFNGTPIPTQLPNSACIKYDTVAPVIACPADTTVQCNDSIDPGAIITKALNAFNSNPVLGPTQAPEVWYTDRYPPAGFISEFFDGDNRLKHSISASDCSPCRPGGFGSAFYDTQGRKYDIAGTTMMSIDLYVPAAWATTGRRMAGFWGTGFDSVPAVSSFPIIEFTSLGGTPRFRGWNNAVGDWIDMGLPTGFSYDSWHRLKIELVGTNWRYTVGDLVLVTSATGSVNIGNVILQGHNNAAGVTYDIYWDNFSSITPTQPTTATDNCDPDPSITYSDSPDLSGCNGTGTILRTWTATDACGNFSTCVQTINVIDTVAPDITCPPDTTVECGDSTDPADTGSATAIDACDPSPVISYSDASAGTCPRLISRTWKATDACGNESTCVQLITVQDTTVPTISFCPDDVTIECHVAPIPANTGGPATASDVCDPSPVVSFTDVNSLGGCNGTGTITRTWIATDVCGNVSAPCVQVITVVDTVAPTFTFCPEDTTIECSESTVPGIPFGTATGGVMIYYNSTGPEAPNNQAYFKSQFSYGNANGSQFSFSSLPLTGYGPLTWSALFGQVGPPSQFGFDLELITPTNNGSVLPAGLTAYENTNNGVSGRLAAGAVLWKIADYKDGSPSGPSNAANVDINSLIRSPSPGNPFTDIVITQLDVSQSGPIYTAQVAGKLKSDNILHWYTIGQPDTPMPVYGLNGEFYFWGTLTYDSTGDDGSDRKDFYEGTITISANSPSVGLGFALATDNCTLFPVISYEDEYTAGGDCPPITGTIERTWKATDACGNFSTCTQMITVVDSTAPVITCPADTTIECGESTLPSNTGTANALDNCDDAPGVGYTDSSSGSCPEVITRVWTATDACGNFSTCTQTITVQDTTPPVVTPPADQTVECDGAGNLAAFEAWQTGATASDVCSGALPTAYVEDSNVPGCGGTRVVTAHWTATDDCGNIGSSASRTFTIADTTPPTVVCPDDIVVNADPGGCFASVAIVEATGSDLCSGPITINGARDDLAALTDPYPQGVTTITWTATDECGLSGTCEQTVTVNAVNSFEIPVLLDGVSLGSPVQRCIQFVLKDASSCNAVSIDVQVSFDGAAPAYGLATFTASCSSTGWLEICAKDEQHTLSDKRPLTIAGGPPYYTCSPLLLLAGDTDNDNDVDINDVTLLLVQFGSLEASGGCPWDGTRGADFDLNGAIGSPDYTALSANWLQYQSCCGPFGWRLVAPSDGDLVPDLIAMPSSRIVSTIDVSQLAPDVAALADLNGDRVIDYHDVEVFESRMGLPNDLSTRMRSAGQPANAAMTSERVDGK